A single window of bacterium DNA harbors:
- a CDS encoding hydantoinase B/oxoprolinase family protein codes for MTTRTGLDPVLIEVLWSRVLSVVNEQQVALQRTAFSTIVRETQDLACGVFDTNGWMMAQSVTGTPGHINAMATGVRHFLKEYPPGSLSPGDVLLTNDPWMTAGQINDITVLTPVFKNGIEVAYFANTCHAADIGGRILSAEAREVYEEGLRIPIMKLYDRGAINQDLISIVRANVRTPDETVGDLYAQTSCNDVGARALLSFMDEFDLDSIDPLSHEIITRSEEAMRSAIREIPNGVHEHETWSDGFEEPILIKAKVTIEDEDILIDFAGSSPESVRGINVVFNYTHAYASFAMKAAISPDVPHNDGAFRPVHVSAPPGSILNCLEPAAVASRHIIGHFLPGVVFGALAEALPDRLMAPGSDPIWISIWRGRPRRSDDRFTFSLFQCGGAGARASKDGLNTTGFPSGVAGVLAESVETLTSMVQHRRELRTDSGGAGKFRGGLGQWTEMSCVTDEPWTVSGMVDRISYPPEGLLGGGYGAAGEFRIDGAKEAQPKRLLVLDPASRVQLNLPGGGGYGDPFTRDPEAVLWDVIEGYVSVEAARRDYGVVVEYLGEDGQLVRLPADYRLDLEATRKLRHAG; via the coding sequence ATGACCACTCGGACGGGTCTGGATCCGGTCCTCATCGAGGTGCTCTGGAGCCGGGTGCTTTCGGTCGTCAACGAGCAGCAGGTGGCCTTGCAGCGAACGGCGTTCAGCACCATCGTGCGAGAGACCCAGGACCTGGCCTGCGGGGTCTTCGACACCAACGGTTGGATGATGGCCCAGTCGGTCACCGGGACCCCCGGGCACATCAACGCCATGGCCACCGGCGTGCGCCACTTCCTGAAGGAGTACCCCCCGGGCAGCCTGAGCCCCGGCGACGTGTTGCTCACCAACGATCCCTGGATGACCGCCGGCCAGATCAATGACATAACGGTGTTGACGCCGGTCTTCAAGAACGGCATCGAGGTTGCCTACTTCGCCAACACCTGCCACGCGGCCGACATCGGCGGGCGGATACTCTCGGCCGAGGCCCGGGAGGTGTACGAGGAGGGTCTGCGCATCCCCATCATGAAGCTGTACGACCGGGGCGCCATCAACCAGGATCTGATCTCCATCGTCCGTGCCAACGTCCGCACCCCTGACGAGACGGTGGGCGATCTGTATGCCCAGACCTCCTGCAATGACGTCGGCGCCAGGGCGCTGCTCAGCTTCATGGACGAGTTCGATCTCGACTCGATCGATCCCCTCTCCCACGAGATCATCACCCGCTCGGAAGAGGCCATGCGTAGCGCCATTCGGGAGATTCCCAACGGCGTCCACGAGCACGAGACCTGGAGCGACGGCTTCGAGGAGCCGATCCTGATCAAGGCGAAGGTGACCATCGAGGACGAGGACATCCTCATCGATTTCGCCGGCTCGTCGCCGGAGAGCGTCCGGGGAATCAACGTGGTCTTCAACTACACCCACGCCTACGCGTCGTTCGCGATGAAGGCGGCCATCAGCCCCGATGTCCCCCACAACGACGGCGCCTTCCGTCCGGTGCACGTCTCGGCCCCTCCCGGGTCGATCCTCAACTGCCTGGAACCGGCTGCGGTGGCCTCCCGGCACATCATCGGCCATTTCCTGCCCGGTGTCGTGTTCGGGGCGCTGGCGGAGGCCCTGCCCGACCGGCTCATGGCGCCCGGCTCCGACCCGATCTGGATCTCGATCTGGCGGGGGAGGCCCCGGCGGTCGGACGACCGGTTCACCTTCAGCCTTTTCCAGTGCGGCGGTGCCGGGGCGCGGGCGTCCAAGGACGGCCTCAACACGACAGGCTTCCCCAGCGGGGTGGCGGGGGTGCTGGCCGAGTCCGTGGAGACCCTCACGTCCATGGTCCAGCACCGGCGGGAACTACGCACCGACTCCGGCGGAGCCGGCAAGTTCAGAGGCGGGCTGGGCCAGTGGACCGAGATGAGCTGTGTCACCGACGAGCCATGGACCGTGTCGGGCATGGTCGATCGCATCTCCTACCCGCCCGAGGGGCTGCTGGGAGGAGGGTACGGAGCGGCCGGCGAGTTCCGGATCGACGGCGCCAAGGAGGCCCAACCGAAACGCCTGCTGGTGCTCGACCCCGCCAGCCGGGTCCAGCTCAACCTGCCGGGCGGCGGCGGTTACGGAGATCCGTTCACCCGGGACCCCGAGGCTGTCCTATGGGACGTTATCGAGGGTTACGTCTCCGTGGAGGCGGCGAGGCGTGACTACGGCGTGGTGGTCGAGTACCTGGGCGAGGACGGCCAACTGGTACGTCTACCCGCCGACTACCGCCTCGACCTGGAAGCGACCCGAAAACTCCGCCACGCCGGGTAA
- a CDS encoding hydantoinase/oxoprolinase family protein: protein MVGSAGNELRIGVDIGGTFTDLMMVGQSGQVEIGKVLTTPDPSLGVEEVLERTLDRSGYTGASVRHLVHGTTLVTNAIIERKGARTALLTTSGFRDSIEIGREHRYELYDLNLEHPRPLVPRHLRFDVPERTLTDGTQAVELGKDYVTRLVRELAGAGVEAVAICFLHSFTNPDSEERTRDVVSGEAPGMRVSLSSEVVPEIGEFERASTTIANVYVQPLVEDYLHGLRSRLERMGFEGQLFVMLSSGGVATLDTCVRFPIRLLESGPAAGALAAAAVGTAMGRDSLLSFDMGGTTAKLSVVDGGEPLVTHDFEVDRRYRFKKGSGLPVKVPVIEMIEIGAGGGSIARVDSLGLLKVGPDSAGADPGPVCYALGGNSPTVTDADLVLGYLDPDYFLGGAMRLDVAAAEASIARRIGDRLGMSVPEAAWGVHQVVNEAMANAARVHVVERGKNPRALPVVAFGGAGPVHGYGVAELLGSTELVLPYGAGVTSAMGLLVAPLAFDFVRSYYGRLDELDWGAVNGIFEEMEREGTDLLVESGAGPDEITHTRTADIRYVGQGHEIRVPVPDGTLTVRQRRTMYEEFDRVYQSLYGREGPPVGLEALTWRVVSRGPRPMPVETARGDVTGDAESARKGERPAFFPSVGGFVTTPVYDRYRLGPGSTMAGPAIIEERESTAIIGPGGLVRVDDRFNIVVSLGGAA from the coding sequence ATGGTCGGATCAGCAGGTAACGAGTTGCGGATAGGTGTCGACATCGGCGGCACCTTCACCGACCTCATGATGGTCGGCCAATCCGGCCAGGTCGAGATCGGCAAGGTGCTCACCACTCCCGATCCGTCACTAGGGGTCGAGGAGGTGCTGGAACGGACGCTCGATCGTTCGGGCTATACCGGGGCGTCGGTCCGCCATCTGGTCCACGGAACCACCCTGGTCACCAATGCCATCATCGAACGCAAGGGGGCACGGACGGCTCTGCTCACTACTTCGGGGTTCAGGGATTCCATAGAGATCGGCCGCGAGCATCGCTACGAGCTGTACGACCTGAACCTGGAGCATCCCCGCCCGCTCGTACCGCGCCATCTCCGCTTCGACGTCCCGGAGCGAACCCTGACCGACGGGACGCAGGCCGTCGAACTCGGCAAGGACTACGTGACGCGCCTGGTCCGTGAGTTGGCCGGCGCCGGCGTGGAGGCGGTGGCGATCTGCTTCCTCCACTCCTTCACCAATCCCGATTCGGAGGAACGAACTCGCGATGTGGTCAGTGGAGAGGCCCCGGGAATGCGGGTCTCCCTTTCCTCGGAGGTCGTTCCCGAGATAGGCGAGTTCGAGCGAGCGTCCACGACCATCGCCAACGTATACGTCCAGCCTCTGGTCGAGGACTATCTGCATGGTCTCCGCAGCCGCCTGGAGAGAATGGGTTTCGAGGGGCAGTTGTTCGTGATGCTCTCCAGCGGCGGTGTGGCAACCCTCGACACCTGCGTCCGGTTCCCGATCCGTCTCCTGGAGTCGGGTCCGGCCGCCGGAGCACTGGCGGCGGCGGCGGTAGGGACGGCCATGGGCCGCGACTCGCTGCTGTCCTTCGACATGGGGGGTACCACCGCCAAGCTCAGCGTGGTGGACGGGGGCGAGCCGCTCGTCACCCACGATTTCGAGGTGGACCGCCGCTATCGCTTCAAGAAGGGCTCCGGTCTCCCGGTGAAGGTTCCGGTCATAGAGATGATCGAGATCGGCGCGGGCGGGGGGTCCATTGCCAGGGTCGACTCCCTGGGGCTGCTCAAAGTGGGTCCCGACTCGGCCGGCGCCGATCCCGGACCGGTCTGTTACGCCCTGGGCGGGAACTCCCCCACGGTCACGGACGCCGATCTCGTTCTCGGCTACCTGGACCCCGATTACTTCCTGGGGGGCGCCATGAGGCTGGACGTGGCCGCTGCGGAGGCCTCCATCGCCCGAAGAATCGGCGATCGGCTGGGGATGTCGGTGCCCGAGGCCGCCTGGGGGGTTCACCAGGTCGTCAACGAGGCCATGGCCAACGCCGCCCGGGTCCACGTCGTGGAGCGGGGGAAGAACCCTAGAGCCCTGCCGGTGGTCGCCTTCGGAGGCGCCGGACCCGTCCATGGCTACGGCGTAGCCGAGTTGTTGGGCAGCACCGAGTTGGTGCTGCCGTACGGCGCCGGCGTCACCAGCGCGATGGGGCTCCTGGTGGCTCCGCTGGCGTTCGACTTCGTGCGGTCCTACTACGGGAGGCTCGACGAGCTGGATTGGGGTGCGGTGAACGGCATCTTCGAGGAAATGGAGCGGGAAGGAACCGACCTTCTGGTCGAGTCGGGCGCCGGACCCGACGAGATCACTCACACGAGGACCGCTGACATTCGCTATGTGGGCCAGGGCCACGAGATACGGGTTCCGGTCCCCGACGGGACGCTGACGGTCCGCCAGCGCCGAACGATGTACGAGGAGTTCGACCGGGTCTACCAGAGCCTTTACGGCCGGGAGGGGCCTCCGGTCGGGCTCGAGGCCCTCACCTGGCGGGTGGTGAGCCGGGGACCACGGCCCATGCCTGTCGAGACGGCCAGGGGCGACGTGACCGGCGATGCGGAGTCGGCCCGCAAGGGTGAGCGGCCTGCCTTCTTCCCGTCGGTGGGGGGATTCGTGACCACGCCGGTCTACGACCGCTACCGGCTGGGTCCCGGCTCGACCATGGCCGGGCCGGCGATCATCGAGGAGCGGGAGTCCACCGCCATCATCGGGCCGGGTGGCCTGGTGCGCGTGGACGACAGGTTCAACATCGTCGTCTCGCTGGGAGGGGCAGCATGA
- a CDS encoding ABC transporter substrate-binding protein translates to MPKSMDRREFLRRSGLMIGVGAVAPTVLAACGGDDTPATTAAPATTAAPATTAAAAPATTEAAMAEETTTTAMMADAPAEFESITLAQVGGWISLDNNRTTAGALASGQHNFEGLLIKLPDRSLIPGLAAEMPQQVDSTTYSVKVRTDRTFTDGSPIKASDIAYGFDRLAPERELGSPFTAYISFIESVEVVADDELRFNLTQPIPEDVLFQRISGINAYPEAVVEAMGGMDYSFAPTPSSGSMMVDGPFDTEINTFKRYDGYEGPQPLAAKDITYLVIPELSGRIAQAEAGQVQILDGVSPQLYRAIEDSPNLNLGVARETTFLEMIFFNTTKPPFDNQLVRQAVMYSIDAPQLIEIGLAGEGRIARSPLPPESDRYREPQMQYNYDPEKSKALLREAGYDPDNAPVQFQLGVVEWAYVYPQAPLLAQTMQLGGFDPLLLVDSIDARWVSDIMRPEGGGPARYDAWVATIGFEVFTYDPDNLFRGWWGGWAENASFATENVPSTLNDLLDQALEEPDFDKQNDLYAAANEILVTEAGAVPILFQPIAHAWHKSVAGYQMPQTLGMTMFGVHPSGE, encoded by the coding sequence GTGCCCAAATCAATGGACCGAAGAGAGTTTCTGAGGCGTAGCGGTCTCATGATCGGGGTGGGCGCCGTTGCTCCGACCGTTCTGGCAGCATGCGGAGGGGACGACACTCCGGCCACCACCGCAGCCCCGGCCACCACCGCAGCCCCGGCCACCACGGCAGCCGCAGCCCCCGCCACCACGGAGGCGGCCATGGCGGAGGAGACCACCACCACGGCAATGATGGCCGATGCTCCGGCGGAGTTCGAGAGCATCACGCTCGCGCAGGTGGGCGGGTGGATCTCGCTCGACAACAACCGGACCACCGCCGGCGCCCTCGCCTCGGGCCAGCACAACTTCGAGGGTTTGTTGATCAAGCTTCCCGACCGGTCGTTGATTCCGGGCCTGGCGGCCGAGATGCCCCAGCAGGTCGACAGCACCACCTATAGCGTGAAGGTAAGGACGGACCGGACGTTCACCGACGGCTCGCCGATCAAGGCCTCCGACATCGCGTACGGATTCGACCGCCTGGCGCCCGAGAGGGAGTTGGGGTCGCCCTTCACGGCATACATCTCGTTCATCGAGTCGGTCGAGGTCGTCGCCGACGACGAGCTCCGGTTCAACCTCACCCAGCCGATCCCCGAGGACGTCCTGTTCCAGCGGATCTCCGGCATCAATGCCTATCCCGAAGCGGTAGTGGAGGCGATGGGCGGCATGGACTACTCGTTCGCGCCGACGCCTTCTTCGGGTTCGATGATGGTCGACGGCCCGTTCGACACCGAGATCAACACGTTCAAGCGGTACGACGGATACGAGGGTCCCCAACCCCTGGCGGCCAAGGACATCACCTATCTGGTCATTCCTGAACTTTCGGGCCGGATCGCCCAGGCCGAGGCCGGTCAGGTGCAGATCCTGGACGGCGTGTCGCCGCAGCTCTACCGGGCTATCGAAGACTCGCCGAACCTCAATCTCGGCGTTGCTCGGGAGACCACCTTCCTGGAGATGATCTTCTTCAACACCACCAAGCCCCCCTTCGACAACCAGCTGGTGCGCCAGGCAGTGATGTACTCCATCGACGCGCCGCAGTTGATCGAGATCGGCTTGGCAGGCGAAGGTCGGATCGCCCGCTCGCCGCTCCCTCCAGAGAGCGACCGGTACCGGGAACCGCAGATGCAGTACAACTACGACCCTGAGAAGTCGAAGGCATTGCTCAGGGAGGCCGGATACGACCCGGACAATGCGCCGGTGCAATTCCAGCTCGGTGTTGTCGAGTGGGCGTACGTCTACCCGCAGGCGCCCCTGCTCGCCCAGACGATGCAGCTGGGCGGTTTCGACCCGCTGCTCTTGGTGGACTCGATCGACGCCCGCTGGGTGTCCGACATCATGCGGCCCGAGGGCGGCGGCCCCGCCCGGTACGACGCCTGGGTGGCCACCATCGGTTTCGAGGTGTTCACCTACGACCCGGACAACCTGTTCCGCGGCTGGTGGGGTGGCTGGGCGGAGAACGCCAGCTTCGCCACGGAAAACGTGCCGTCGACGCTGAACGACCTGCTCGACCAGGCGCTGGAGGAACCGGACTTCGACAAGCAGAACGACCTGTACGCGGCGGCCAACGAGATACTCGTTACCGAGGCCGGTGCGGTTCCGATCCTGTTCCAGCCCATAGCCCACGCCTGGCACAAGTCGGTAGCCGGCTACCAGATGCCTCAGACGCTGGGCATGACGATGTTCGGCGTCCATCCGTCCGGCGAATAG
- a CDS encoding ABC transporter permease — translation MGRLVLQRLLQALPVILGITFYVFVMLEFSPVDARYAGLGLYASDEAREQLAEEFGLNDPVLIRYGRYVGDLSSGDFGLSIYGDRPVLTILGEGIGISLSVAAISLFLATLIAFVLGVSSAYFAGSWWDSTVRAVTLGVLSMPIFWLALLLILTFALANPIGFTWFPAGSWVPFAEDKIGWLRSLTLPSLSIALPVGGFLTRVVRSSALDELEKDYVRTARGIGLRDRAIVRKNVLRNALVAPLTVLGLQAGYILGGVVLVERVFNLRGLGWKMIDSATTGDFNIVTGIAMVGALMFVLSNLAADVAFIIFKPSARENS, via the coding sequence GTGGGCAGGCTCGTACTGCAACGTCTCCTCCAAGCCCTACCGGTCATCCTCGGCATCACGTTCTACGTGTTCGTGATGCTGGAGTTCTCTCCGGTCGACGCTCGCTACGCAGGCCTGGGGCTGTACGCCAGCGACGAGGCCCGCGAGCAACTCGCCGAGGAATTCGGGCTCAACGATCCGGTACTCATCCGCTACGGGCGGTACGTCGGAGACCTTTCCAGCGGCGACTTCGGCCTGAGCATCTATGGCGACCGGCCCGTCTTGACCATCCTCGGCGAGGGCATCGGCATTTCGCTATCGGTGGCGGCGATTTCGTTGTTCCTCGCCACCCTGATCGCTTTCGTACTGGGGGTGAGCTCCGCCTATTTCGCGGGCAGCTGGTGGGACTCCACAGTCAGGGCGGTGACGCTGGGGGTACTCTCGATGCCGATCTTCTGGCTGGCTCTGCTATTGATTCTGACATTCGCCCTGGCGAACCCCATAGGGTTCACGTGGTTCCCCGCCGGAAGTTGGGTACCCTTCGCCGAGGACAAGATCGGATGGCTGAGGTCCCTGACCCTCCCCTCATTGTCGATAGCCCTTCCCGTGGGCGGATTCCTGACCCGCGTGGTGCGTTCTTCGGCGCTGGACGAGTTGGAGAAGGACTACGTACGTACGGCACGCGGGATAGGACTGCGGGACCGGGCGATCGTCCGCAAGAACGTTCTTCGCAACGCCCTGGTGGCCCCGTTGACCGTGCTTGGATTGCAGGCCGGCTACATCCTGGGCGGCGTGGTGCTGGTCGAGAGGGTCTTCAACCTCCGCGGCCTGGGCTGGAAGATGATCGACTCAGCCACAACCGGCGACTTCAACATCGTCACCGGGATCGCGATGGTCGGCGCGTTGATGTTCGTCCTCTCCAACCTGGCCGCCGACGTGGCGTTCATCATCTTCAAGCCGAGCGCCCGCGAGAATTCGTGA
- a CDS encoding ABC transporter permease, giving the protein MTEARDPSPEHQPRIRFGPKSVEAAMKAAPAGPLKMGRLPFRAKLGLAWVVFVILVAIFAHWLSPYDPYMVGLTSPNTGPDWPDHIFGSDEIARDILSRVIHGSRMSALVAVLTPVLALILGGTMGMVAASTSRSRKLRWINDVLMRLVDIQFAFPAVVLAVVVSSAFGQSFRTLLLVLTVVYTPIMARYIRAAVLDQLSEDYVAALKAMGSSQLRILLRHVSLNIATPLLVFFTLVAADAVILEASISFLGAGLPPPAPTWGNLVYGGSQYLIAGTWWYTTFPGLAIFLTVLALNTVAESMADRLGGRRHLLGQ; this is encoded by the coding sequence GTGACCGAAGCACGCGACCCCAGCCCCGAACACCAGCCACGGATCAGGTTCGGCCCCAAGTCGGTCGAGGCTGCGATGAAGGCTGCTCCCGCCGGTCCGTTGAAGATGGGGAGGCTGCCATTCCGGGCCAAGCTCGGGTTGGCATGGGTCGTGTTCGTCATACTCGTGGCGATATTCGCCCACTGGCTGTCTCCGTACGATCCCTACATGGTGGGGCTGACCTCTCCTAACACCGGGCCCGACTGGCCGGATCACATCTTCGGCTCCGACGAGATCGCTCGGGACATCCTCTCGAGGGTGATCCATGGGTCAAGGATGTCGGCTCTCGTGGCCGTCCTGACCCCCGTGCTGGCCCTCATCCTGGGAGGAACGATGGGGATGGTGGCCGCCTCCACATCCCGGAGTCGAAAACTCAGGTGGATCAACGACGTGCTGATGCGCCTGGTGGACATACAGTTCGCGTTCCCGGCTGTCGTGCTGGCGGTAGTGGTGTCGTCGGCATTCGGTCAGTCATTCCGGACCCTGCTGCTGGTCCTGACCGTCGTCTACACCCCGATCATGGCCCGCTACATCCGCGCCGCGGTCCTCGACCAGCTGTCCGAGGACTACGTCGCCGCCCTCAAGGCCATGGGGAGTTCCCAACTCCGCATCCTGCTGCGGCACGTGTCCCTGAACATCGCCACGCCGCTGCTGGTGTTCTTCACCCTGGTGGCGGCGGATGCGGTCATCCTGGAAGCCTCCATCAGTTTCCTCGGAGCCGGTCTTCCTCCCCCCGCTCCCACCTGGGGGAATCTCGTTTACGGCGGCTCCCAGTACCTGATTGCAGGCACCTGGTGGTACACGACCTTCCCCGGTCTTGCCATCTTCCTCACGGTGCTGGCACTCAATACGGTGGCGGAGAGCATGGCGGACCGCCTCGGCGGTAGACGGCACCTGCTGGGGCAGTGA